Proteins encoded in a region of the Athene noctua chromosome 4, bAthNoc1.hap1.1, whole genome shotgun sequence genome:
- the THNSL2 gene encoding threonine synthase-like 2 isoform X2 encodes MLQGPGSDCRASPAPMEYVSTRGGAGAVDFEGALFSGYAPDGGLFMPQHIPSLDGDTLRRWGRLSYRELVKELCSLFITAELVPRSTLNDLIDRAFSRFRHKDVIHLSRLKNGLNVLELWHGVTYAFKDLSLSCTGQFLQYFLEKKQKHVTVLVGTSGDTGSSAIESVRGQKNMDIFVLLPKGFCTQIQELQMTTVIEDNVHVFAAHGNSDEIDEPIKELFADVDFARKYNLMSLNSVNWSRIMVQIAHHFYAYFQCAPSLDTTPLPVVEIVVPTGGGGNITAGCIAQKMGLPIRLVAVVNSNDIIHRTVQHGDFSLSESVKPTLASAMDIQEPYNMERILWLLSGSDSCLMKTLMERFSLSKRLKLPEDLHRKLSETLRSCSASDEDIVGAMQRCWEENCYLLCPHSAVAAHYHYLQLDSFSPSSMPRCCLAPASAAKFPDALLRAGLVPQFPPEITALMAMETRSTPLERGQDWAQALRERIEATVQRWGIAGQGVTQT; translated from the exons ATGCTCCAGGGCCCTGGCAGTGATTGTCGTgcctccccagcacccatggaGTACGTCAGCACACGGGGAGGCGCGGGGGCCGTTGATTTTGAGGGAGCCCTCTTCTCTGGCTACGCACCCGACGGGGGCCTCTTCATGCCCCAGCACATCCCCTCGCTGGACGGGGACACCCTGCGGAGGTGGGGCCGTCTGTCCTACCGGGAGCTGGTGAAGGAGCTGTGCTCCCTCTTCATCACGGCCGAGCTGGTCCCGCGGAGCACGCTCAACG ACCTGATTGACAGGGCCTTCAGCAGGTTCAGACACAAGGATGTCATCCATCTGTCCAGGCTGAAAAATGGGCTGAATGTTTTGGAGCTCTGGCACGGGGTTACTTATGCATTTAAGGATCTGTCCTTGTCCTGCACGGGGCAGTTTTTACAGTACTTCttggagaaaaagcagaagcatgTCACTGTTCTGGTGG GGACTTCAGGAGACACAGGGAGCTCGGCTATTGAAAGCGTAAGAGGGCAGAAGAACATGGACATCTTTGTTCTACTGCCCAAGGGGTTCTGCACACAGATACAAGAACTTCAGATGACCACTGTCATTGAAGACAACGTGCACGTCTTTGCTG CTCATGGGAACAGCGATGAAATCGATGAACCGATAAAGGAACTGTTCGCTGATGTCGATTTTGCCAGAAAATACAATCTGATGAGCTTGAATTCGGTCAATTGGTCTAGGATTATGGTGCAGATTGCACACCACTTCTATGCTTATTTTCAGTGTGCCCCGTCCCTGGATACCACCCCACTGCCAGTGGTGGAAATTGTTGTGCCAACAGGAGGCGGAGGAAATATCACAG CTGGCTGTATTGCCCAAAAAATGGGTCTCCCGATTCGACTTGTTGCTGTGGTTAACAGCAATGACATCATTCACAGGACTGTTCAACATGGAGATTTCTCACTGTCAGAGAGTGTGAAGCCTACGTTAGCATCAGCCATGGATATTCAG GAGCCTTACAACATGGAGAGAATCCTCTGGTTGCTCTCAGGCTCTGACAGCTGCCTGATGAAAACGCTGATGGAGAGATTCAGTTTGTCAAAAAGACTTAAGCTACCGGAGGATTTGCACAGAAAG CTCTCTGAGACTCTACGCTCGTGCTCAGCCTCCGATGAGGACATTGTGGGAGCCATGCAGCGCTGCTGGGAGGAAAACTGCTACCTGCTGTGCCCCCACTCTGCTGTGGCTGCTCACTACCACTACTTGCAGCTGGACAG tttttccccttccagcaTGCCCCGGTGTTGCTTAGCTCCAGCCTCCGCAGCCAAATTTCCGGATGCCCTGCTCCGAGCTGGCTTGGTTCCCCAGTTCCCCCCTGAAATCACTGCCTTAATGGCGATGGAGACCAGGTCCACTCCCCTGGAGCGGGGGCAGGACTGGGCACAGGCACTCCGGGAGCGGATTGAAGCCACGGTACAGAGGTGGGGGATCGCTGGGCAGGGAGTCACACAGACCTGA
- the THNSL2 gene encoding threonine synthase-like 2 isoform X1 has product MLQGPGSDCRASPAPMEYVSTRGGAGAVDFEGALFSGYAPDGGLFMPQHIPSLDGDTLRRWGRLSYRELVKELCSLFITAELVPRSTLNDLIDRAFSRFRHKDVIHLSRLKNGLNVLELWHGVTYAFKDLSLSCTGQFLQYFLEKKQKHVTVLVGTSGDTGSSAIESVRGQKNMDIFVLLPKGFCTQIQELQMTTVIEDNVHVFAAHGNSDEIDEPIKELFADVDFARKYNLMSLNSVNWSRIMVQIAHHFYAYFQCAPSLDTTPLPVVEIVVPTGGGGNITAGCIAQKMGLPIRLVAVVNSNDIIHRTVQHGDFSLSESVKPTLASAMDIQEPYNMERILWLLSGSDSCLMKTLMERFSLSKRLKLPEDLHRKLSETLRSCSASDEDIVGAMQRCWEENCYLLCPHSAVAAHYHYLQLDSMPRCCLAPASAAKFPDALLRAGLVPQFPPEITALMAMETRSTPLERGQDWAQALRERIEATVQRWGIAGQGVTQT; this is encoded by the exons ATGCTCCAGGGCCCTGGCAGTGATTGTCGTgcctccccagcacccatggaGTACGTCAGCACACGGGGAGGCGCGGGGGCCGTTGATTTTGAGGGAGCCCTCTTCTCTGGCTACGCACCCGACGGGGGCCTCTTCATGCCCCAGCACATCCCCTCGCTGGACGGGGACACCCTGCGGAGGTGGGGCCGTCTGTCCTACCGGGAGCTGGTGAAGGAGCTGTGCTCCCTCTTCATCACGGCCGAGCTGGTCCCGCGGAGCACGCTCAACG ACCTGATTGACAGGGCCTTCAGCAGGTTCAGACACAAGGATGTCATCCATCTGTCCAGGCTGAAAAATGGGCTGAATGTTTTGGAGCTCTGGCACGGGGTTACTTATGCATTTAAGGATCTGTCCTTGTCCTGCACGGGGCAGTTTTTACAGTACTTCttggagaaaaagcagaagcatgTCACTGTTCTGGTGG GGACTTCAGGAGACACAGGGAGCTCGGCTATTGAAAGCGTAAGAGGGCAGAAGAACATGGACATCTTTGTTCTACTGCCCAAGGGGTTCTGCACACAGATACAAGAACTTCAGATGACCACTGTCATTGAAGACAACGTGCACGTCTTTGCTG CTCATGGGAACAGCGATGAAATCGATGAACCGATAAAGGAACTGTTCGCTGATGTCGATTTTGCCAGAAAATACAATCTGATGAGCTTGAATTCGGTCAATTGGTCTAGGATTATGGTGCAGATTGCACACCACTTCTATGCTTATTTTCAGTGTGCCCCGTCCCTGGATACCACCCCACTGCCAGTGGTGGAAATTGTTGTGCCAACAGGAGGCGGAGGAAATATCACAG CTGGCTGTATTGCCCAAAAAATGGGTCTCCCGATTCGACTTGTTGCTGTGGTTAACAGCAATGACATCATTCACAGGACTGTTCAACATGGAGATTTCTCACTGTCAGAGAGTGTGAAGCCTACGTTAGCATCAGCCATGGATATTCAG GAGCCTTACAACATGGAGAGAATCCTCTGGTTGCTCTCAGGCTCTGACAGCTGCCTGATGAAAACGCTGATGGAGAGATTCAGTTTGTCAAAAAGACTTAAGCTACCGGAGGATTTGCACAGAAAG CTCTCTGAGACTCTACGCTCGTGCTCAGCCTCCGATGAGGACATTGTGGGAGCCATGCAGCGCTGCTGGGAGGAAAACTGCTACCTGCTGTGCCCCCACTCTGCTGTGGCTGCTCACTACCACTACTTGCAGCTGGACAG caTGCCCCGGTGTTGCTTAGCTCCAGCCTCCGCAGCCAAATTTCCGGATGCCCTGCTCCGAGCTGGCTTGGTTCCCCAGTTCCCCCCTGAAATCACTGCCTTAATGGCGATGGAGACCAGGTCCACTCCCCTGGAGCGGGGGCAGGACTGGGCACAGGCACTCCGGGAGCGGATTGAAGCCACGGTACAGAGGTGGGGGATCGCTGGGCAGGGAGTCACACAGACCTGA
- the THNSL2 gene encoding threonine synthase-like 2 isoform X3: MEYVSTRGGAGAVDFEGALFSGYAPDGGLFMPQHIPSLDGDTLRRWGRLSYRELVKELCSLFITAELVPRSTLNDLIDRAFSRFRHKDVIHLSRLKNGLNVLELWHGVTYAFKDLSLSCTGQFLQYFLEKKQKHVTVLVGTSGDTGSSAIESVRGQKNMDIFVLLPKGFCTQIQELQMTTVIEDNVHVFAAHGNSDEIDEPIKELFADVDFARKYNLMSLNSVNWSRIMVQIAHHFYAYFQCAPSLDTTPLPVVEIVVPTGGGGNITAGCIAQKMGLPIRLVAVVNSNDIIHRTVQHGDFSLSESVKPTLASAMDIQEPYNMERILWLLSGSDSCLMKTLMERFSLSKRLKLPEDLHRKLSETLRSCSASDEDIVGAMQRCWEENCYLLCPHSAVAAHYHYLQLDSMPRCCLAPASAAKFPDALLRAGLVPQFPPEITALMAMETRSTPLERGQDWAQALRERIEATVQRWGIAGQGVTQT, translated from the exons atggaGTACGTCAGCACACGGGGAGGCGCGGGGGCCGTTGATTTTGAGGGAGCCCTCTTCTCTGGCTACGCACCCGACGGGGGCCTCTTCATGCCCCAGCACATCCCCTCGCTGGACGGGGACACCCTGCGGAGGTGGGGCCGTCTGTCCTACCGGGAGCTGGTGAAGGAGCTGTGCTCCCTCTTCATCACGGCCGAGCTGGTCCCGCGGAGCACGCTCAACG ACCTGATTGACAGGGCCTTCAGCAGGTTCAGACACAAGGATGTCATCCATCTGTCCAGGCTGAAAAATGGGCTGAATGTTTTGGAGCTCTGGCACGGGGTTACTTATGCATTTAAGGATCTGTCCTTGTCCTGCACGGGGCAGTTTTTACAGTACTTCttggagaaaaagcagaagcatgTCACTGTTCTGGTGG GGACTTCAGGAGACACAGGGAGCTCGGCTATTGAAAGCGTAAGAGGGCAGAAGAACATGGACATCTTTGTTCTACTGCCCAAGGGGTTCTGCACACAGATACAAGAACTTCAGATGACCACTGTCATTGAAGACAACGTGCACGTCTTTGCTG CTCATGGGAACAGCGATGAAATCGATGAACCGATAAAGGAACTGTTCGCTGATGTCGATTTTGCCAGAAAATACAATCTGATGAGCTTGAATTCGGTCAATTGGTCTAGGATTATGGTGCAGATTGCACACCACTTCTATGCTTATTTTCAGTGTGCCCCGTCCCTGGATACCACCCCACTGCCAGTGGTGGAAATTGTTGTGCCAACAGGAGGCGGAGGAAATATCACAG CTGGCTGTATTGCCCAAAAAATGGGTCTCCCGATTCGACTTGTTGCTGTGGTTAACAGCAATGACATCATTCACAGGACTGTTCAACATGGAGATTTCTCACTGTCAGAGAGTGTGAAGCCTACGTTAGCATCAGCCATGGATATTCAG GAGCCTTACAACATGGAGAGAATCCTCTGGTTGCTCTCAGGCTCTGACAGCTGCCTGATGAAAACGCTGATGGAGAGATTCAGTTTGTCAAAAAGACTTAAGCTACCGGAGGATTTGCACAGAAAG CTCTCTGAGACTCTACGCTCGTGCTCAGCCTCCGATGAGGACATTGTGGGAGCCATGCAGCGCTGCTGGGAGGAAAACTGCTACCTGCTGTGCCCCCACTCTGCTGTGGCTGCTCACTACCACTACTTGCAGCTGGACAG caTGCCCCGGTGTTGCTTAGCTCCAGCCTCCGCAGCCAAATTTCCGGATGCCCTGCTCCGAGCTGGCTTGGTTCCCCAGTTCCCCCCTGAAATCACTGCCTTAATGGCGATGGAGACCAGGTCCACTCCCCTGGAGCGGGGGCAGGACTGGGCACAGGCACTCCGGGAGCGGATTGAAGCCACGGTACAGAGGTGGGGGATCGCTGGGCAGGGAGTCACACAGACCTGA